The Chanos chanos chromosome 3, fChaCha1.1, whole genome shotgun sequence genome segment AACCACaataaaactaaaattaaaaaaaaaaaaaaaaacaatacattttttttcatatgaaaagGCACAAGAATGCATAACCATCATAACCATCAAGACTACTAATCTAAATCATGATCAAACTCAGAGCTCATACATCCTCATGTGATCTTTAAAAGTCGAACAGCTTGTCAAACAGACACTAACACAATGCTCCTCTGTGCTGACGACCATGATACACTCAGGAGCTCGCTATTGTATTGGTTGTGTCATGTCCTGACTTAGCTAAGCTCTTTCCGGACcataacacagaaaagaaagaccACACTCTGTTCCACAGCCGGCCCAATGGCACAGGAAGACATCAATTTCAATCTGAAATAATCACGAGCATGAAACGTAATAAATTACGCAGAGTTCGATAGCCTGGAACTTCAGCGCCACATTAACACAGAGCTAATGACACGGGGACATTATTCTCAAAGTCAAAACACAGAATTCCCGTGACAGAGCGTCACAACCAAAGCAaaacctttaaaacacacacacacactcacacacacaaaccaaccagcgtcagaaaaacacagtctaaAGCCAGCTAAACCCAAGGTATTCAAGCAGAATTCAAAGCAAAGTCTAAAATATGGTCtacaaattaaatttaaaatggttaGGCGATACAAAGAAAGCCAgtagattttaaaatgtaatttatcatGTGTTGCTCTTCTCCCTAACAGAATTTCAGGTGTCAGTTGAACTTTTTTGTCTTATCATAATCATTCCTGTAGTTTTCTCTGCTGGTAATTGCATATCTCAGTGCAAAGGTCTAAAgcactgaaatgtgaaaagaatCTGTTTTCTTATCAACATGGGTATTGTGTCTTTGTCCCTCTGTAACTTGAGGTGAGAACCTCATTTTGATATCAGTGATGTAATGGCATAGTTATCTAATCATTTTGTTTACCTCTCAGATCAGTCTCAGAGTAGAACGAATCTGTTTGGACCACAcggtaaaaaaaagacacaaatcaaTGCCAACTAACCGTATGACTTTGAGATTTCCAGATGTGAAATAGGTAACTAGTGTCAATAGCCACTCTCAGGTCTCAGTTCTTTTTCTGATCAAAGCAGAGGGGAGTGTCAGCGCAGTGGGTGCACTCACAGCTCTGTGCTTTACCATGTAGTGTTACTGACATACTAactaatgtaaatgaaaactcttcacattcacacatagtACATACACCTGTGtgagcaaacagacaaaatgtagAACAAAACTGAATGTGTACTCAGTCCAGCTTCTGGACAGTCACtgcctcttttatttttgttctgctgAAATGTCTGGCAGAGAACAAGGCCTGGTCTGCTTATAGCAGGTTGAGAGGGGAATAAGATAAAGAGTAAAATGGAGTACAGGGACATGTTATGAGGGGGCCTAATTTTGGAAGCACTTGATACTCAAGTCATTGGGCCTGGATCCAAAGTCTCTCTGCCAAAAAGACAGCTCAGCTcagcatgcctctctctctctctctctctctctctctctctctttttttttcttttgattacTCACACATTTCTACATCATAGTCCATAAAGAACAGCATatgaacagagagggaaaactaGATGTCTGCtccacgtacactcacacaatacagagaagaggaaatgaTCTGTTGACAAGTGTGACACTGGCCAGATTAATATAAGGGGATGAGATGGGATTAGTTTAAAAGATCGATTGATGGTGTTAGTGTAATAATTAAAGGAAGCTGAGCTGCAGATTGTTTAAAGAGAGTTGTCTTGTTTCCCAAACTCAGCAGTGTGCCTgctgtcaaccccccccccccttcccccatgGCCCCAACtgccacacgcacgcacgcatgcacgcacgcacgcacgcacaaacacacacacacacacacacacacacacacacacacacacacacacacacagacagatgaacaCAAAATTGTTACACAAAATTCAGCACGTTGACCTCTACAACAATCACAAATGGGGGCAATGCTACTAATAAATTCTATgagtaaaaatgttttaaaaaaacgaATATGAAGTTTAATTTTAATAGCATTGTTTCAAGTTTCTACACCATGCATGTCATAAATGAACAGTTCTGTTTCCAGACAACTGTGAAATGAAGAGCATATATGCTCAGATAGCTtacataatgcagtttttgaATGTATGCTATCTTGGTTATTTAGAGAAAAATTGTATGTTTTAAAAACCCTGACAGTTCATAAATAAATGGAACCAAGGTGACACCATGACATGTTGCATTGGTATAGTATTATTAAAGCTACTTGGACCAGCAGAGAGTAACCTAATCAGTTAGTCAGGGTAAAAACAATGGAGTCACCTTGTGGAAGAGATGTTTTTCACATCTTATTCATATAACAGAGTAAATGACTGCTGTTGTAGATtatccgtgtgtgtatgtacaatgAACTGCACGTCCATCTCTTTTTATAGCGATCGCTTGATTTGTTGGATTGACCCTACTTAATTCAATGGAACAAAATCGCTGTGACAGCAACACTCAATGGATTTTCAATGCAGTGCACCTGCACTAATAAGTTTAAGGATAACCTCCATCACACAacatggagaaggagagagagagagagagagagagagagtaatcaCATTCAACCAAGAACAACTGCTCACATACAGAGACACGTACTTTGCCAAAACACAGGCAGTGTGCCTGTCTGCTTGGAAgggtatataaatatatacacttaAGATGTACAAGATAGGGTGAGGCAGTAAATAGGCAAACGAACATGGTGAGAAAAAATTCTGTGTTTTCAGCCAACGTTGCAATGTCATAATCacaacaaatgtattttctgaaaTTTGAATTCTATTTTGTATAGTTGTTGGAAATGCAGATGAGACGATGTCCTTAAAAAGTTATTGTTAAAATTTCATTTAGATACAGAGGATGACTACGCTTCACATGGACGGAACACTCACACTTGAACTCCCTGAATATTACGATTAAGTTAAGTTGTTTTGGCCGAAGTATTCCGTGAGAATGTTCTCCTTTCCCGacctctctctgctgtaaaaCTGTAACCTACATAATCTGTATTTCATGTGACCTACTGCTTTTGCCTGCTTACCTGCTTACCTTCTGCTTACTACTAAACTTATGAAACATTCAGGCTTCTTTCCATTTAGGAGTAATTCCACACATCTGTGGCTAATTCACTCATCTCAGTCTCTGCGGATTCTGGCAAAATAGGAACCACCCTCCAGACAGTCAAAACCCATCCCgagttaaaaataataaataaattaattaattaaattaaataaccTTTTTATGATAAAGATGTATTTTAATGGTTCAAACACCTTTGTAAATACACAGCATAATTTTGTACTGCATCAGATCTCTGCATTTTAATGGCTCAGTGcacaaaaataacagacattttcctctctcaggtcgtttttcctctctcaaatCATGTATCAAACAGCATCAAAGGAATGACTGTCTGTCCTCTAGTGGTGGTTTAGTGGAATCACAGAACAGACTGTTGAGAAAAAGTAATAAACTGATGTTTCTGCTCGTGTGATTTCCTTTGAACCTGCATGTTTAAAAGCaagtcaaaattaaaataaaataaaataaaatcatggtCAATTACTGCATAGCGTATAGTACTGGTACTGctttgtgaatttattttattacagtGAGCAGTTTTATCATGCTATAAGTTTAGCACCACAACTTCTGTATCAATAAAATATCCAGGAAAATCTGGAACCAATAAAATTGTTTACCGATGCAGTTTTCTACTTTGGCATCAGTAACAAAAGTTGTTAATAGAGACTCAAAAGTGTATTATTTATTACTTGGAAAAGCCTGTTAAGTCTCCCAAGCTTGAATTTGTGTAGgttggcatctctctctctctctctctctctctctcctcttcttcttcttcttctgaggTGTTGGTTGTGATATAAGAAGTCACGCAGAGGGTTTGTTTAAACTGATACACAGTGCTCACAGTACGCAAATACTGCATAGGGACCATCTTTACAAGTGTCTTGTTTACTACAGTTTACTTTTGTCACTCTCAAGGAATGACAGCATAGACCTTCTCGTTTGTGTGTAACAGAGTGAGAATTTGTCTGACACAAGAATGCACATGCCtctgttaagagagagagagagggagacagagagagagagaactaggcTATGTTAAAGCTGaatttgtggtgttttttccctgtgtgtccTGTGCAGTGACCTTTGGAAGGTGATGGTTAGCCCTGGAGCCTAGCGTGAAAAAAAGCCAACTCATTAATTTTGCTGTTCTTCTGAAAAGACTCTATTACAGGACCAGGATGGTGTTCTGCTGAGAACTGCCTTTCCTACAAGCattgatttcttttctgttttcttgctCGCTCACCATCTCACCAGAGGAATTGCCTTGTACTGAATCATTTGAATATTATAATGCACCACTGATAAACGCTAACTGGACAGAACTTCCCCGTTTGATTAATGAAGAGTTTGCCGTATTCTTTTGAATTATGTTGCCGGCTACAGCGACACTGGTTTAGCTAACTAGCCAGAGAACAATCAAGAGACATTATTCAAAAAAGtgtcacagactgaaagagatCCTGGATGCATGTGCGGATTAGCTCAACATTTATTAGAAAATAAACAGGACAAAACCAAAGACTTCCTCAGACTTACAGGTTCAGGATTCAGATATAAACAACCCATTGTCAATGCAATTCCACACAACCGAATAAGGGAAAACTAAGAGTATTTACACAGAACTGAACAAGACTATACTAATGAAAAACACGTGGGACTAATGATGTAATTAATAATGGGAAGCAAAGGAAGTGTGGAAACAAACTTAACAGAGTGaccagcagagagggagagagagaaccagggcgggACAGGCAGGGACCATTCTCTTACTGATCTGACTTTATAAGGAAGCACGAATTTGCTGAGCTTGTTCAAACTGTGCTTTGATTGATCAAATAATCAAACAGCATCTAACAGAACATCCTGCTCAGTGTTCCAAGAAAACATTTCTATATTTATCAACATTGTATATGCTTAAGTGTACATCAGTATATGCATTTAGGGCTGCTGCAAACCTTTGAACATGTGGTCTCCTGATTAACTGATGTTCTATTAACCACCCTGTGCAACAAAAGCAATGGATCTGTGGAAGTGCAGGTGAGCCTTAGATGCAACGACgtcttttaaaaacacttcgttttttcttctttttggccTTGAAAGTCACGTGTTGAAGATATTTGTGTTCCAGAATgcataaagaagaagaaaaatttcCATGTGACAAAATGTCTATAAAGGTCATAACACTTATTCATTGTAGTGTGGTTACTCTGTAActgaactgttgttttcagagtaaaataaaataaccaatAGGACAATAACAATACATAACAATCACTACAACCCACTATGAGGAAATAACAAGGAAATAACAAAAGTTCATACTCCAGACTTTGTACAACAATGTGCCATATAAAAATTGTTGTTGACATCAGTGTTGAGTAAAACACCCCATaaaattctctgttttctttcatagcTTATCTGAGAAGGAAGTCATTGTCAGTATTTAAAAGATGGGAAAATGAATACAGAATGAGCAGAGTGGGGTACATGAGTACTGTAATGCAACAATTGATCGGTACAGCTCAGAGAAAAGAATATTGAAAAAGGTAAGAAATCTTTACTGTGTGAAAAAATTGAGACTTATCTGTCATTTGTACTAATCCTATTTGAAAGTTTCATCTAACAGCTGAGCTGTATCACAAATTATATCAGTTCCTTTACAATTTATCAAAAGCCAACCAGTTTTTAGGTCATTCACAGCACTGGGTTCACTGATAATGTCATATGAGGGAGCACAAATCCTAGACCATATATCTTCAGCCTTGATTCCATAGAGAGTTTGTAAACCGTTGATAACATTCCTTGTAATTCCTTTTGGTGTAGTTTATGCAATGTTGCAATGCTGCAATGTATTTTATCTCCGGACAGATCGACTGTGTGAGACGTAGctgcaaaaatgaaacaatttccCAACATCTCCTTGACAAAGTTTTGGAGCATTTTGGTTCTGGTTTTTATTCTCCTAAGAGGGTCCCACATGTGCAAAATTGGAAATCAAGAGGAGTGCCAGACTGCCCCATTTGTCCCTGGTCACAATTTGGTTGGAGAAGGCTTTGATGTGGTCAGGATGCAGCGCACAGGGGCTTATGTGACAGACATGCTGACCTTCCTAACTCCAACTAATTCCTGTACCCTGTGTGAGAACCCCCTGATGGAAGACCAGCTTCAGAAACTACCTGCTGCTGTGCTAGACTGGCGTGCCTACAGCAAGTGCAGCTTAGCTATCTCCAGCTCTGCTTTTACTTCTGTTAGCTCTGTGGCAGAGAGTTCCAGCTCAAGTGTTGAGAATAAGTGGGAGGTGGGTTTGGATTTGGCAGGGTTAGTCAATCTCCAGCTTGGAGGCAGCCACTCAGCTGAATCCAAGTTTGCAAGCTCCAGAGTCAGCATGGATAAGTCATCTTTTGTCTCACATCAACTTACATGCATGCACTACAGGTCAGGTGGTTTACCTTAGTATGCCTTTTTGAATATGTTCTCTCATACTGACAATTTTGGTTTGAGGACAGTAGTATTGCAGCATGATTAAAGAACATAAAACAATGAATCACAATTCATATAGATATGTATACAGATCAATAACCTTATATGCTGCAGAAGAATCAattgcgtgcgcacacacacacacacatacatacatacatacatatatgtatatatatacacagaaatggtggagagagagagatgaaatgcattttatttctttttactttttatttatggCATATTATATCAGCAATAATTTCAAATCAGTCACCTGAGATCAATAACTGTCTTAGATTTTGCATTGTGGTACTGTAATaatctgttttggttttcattGTATTCCATTTATTTCCATATATATGCGTatgtgggtgtggctgtgtgtgtgtgtgcacgcatgtgtgtagAGatatagggagggagagagagagacaaaacacataTTATTTATGAAGTATTGTAATATAATCCATTCATCTTCCTGCTTGCTTTTTAGCTTCCGCTTACCAAGCATCCCACCTCTCAATTCTGAATTCCTTCGGCATGCTCAGTCCCTCCCCCAAGAATACACGGCCAATACCATAATCCAATATCGGCAATTCATCAACACGTATGGAACTCACTATATCCGCCAAGTACGCCTTGGAGGTAGACTGAAAAGACTGACCTCTATTCGCTCCTGTTTAGCGACCCTCAGTAAAGTCTCTGTCAGTCAAGTCCAAAACTGTCTCAGTGTAGGGCTGAAAGTGGGCTTTGGATTTTTAGATGCTTCTGTAGCAGGTGGTAGTTGCACTAAGGTTTTTAACAACCAGGTCAGTGTTTCAGGGTACAGTTATAGTTATATGCATCACATTACTGAGGTTTCTGGTGGGAACGGATGGCTTGGAGAAGCTTCCATGACAAGAAACGACTCTGACGGATTTAACAGCTGGCTGGCTGCCTTAAAAGAAGAACCAGACATTGTCTCCTACTCCCTTGTCCCTCTACACACATTGGTGGAAGACAGAAACATCAGCCAAAACCTTCAGGCTACCATAACTCGGTACATTATAGAGAAGGGCTTATCAAAGAATAAAAACCGCCCACACTGTGGATGGAGTCAACCCAACATCTCACCAGACTGTTGCCCCTACAATGTAGGTAGAGGACGTCTTTCTGTGACAGTTATCAGAGCATGGGGTCTTAAAGGAGACCCTGTAGGGCGTACAGAGGGCTATGTGAAACTGTGGTATGATGGACAATATAAAAGAACCCGCTGGATCAGATCAAACAGCCCACATTGGAACTCATGGTACGACTTTGGAAATGTAAACACTAGACAGCGATTCAAACTGGAGGTCTGGGATAAAGATGTGTGGCATGATGACAATCTGGGGGGCTGCTCAATCTATCTGAGGGCAGGAAACCACCGACACAGCTGCAGCCTACGAAAGGGTGGTGGTTTTGAATTCTCTTATCGGCTACGGTGTGATTCACGTTTAACTGGGCCTCAGTGCATGTCCTACTGGTCTCATCCATAACACAGTGTCTTCCCCCTTCCTCTTTGGGCTGGCATGTTCAACA includes the following:
- the LOC115806863 gene encoding perforin-1-like, producing the protein MTTEVNMRESALPRQRFALQPTALRASPGKLVGRGDEERREGGVEKLTEDIKEEKEHKRHTPTMRRRSHMCKIGNQEECQTAPFVPGHNLVGEGFDVVRMQRTGAYVTDMLTFLTPTNSCTLCENPLMEDQLQKLPAAVLDWRAYSKCSLAISSSAFTSVSSVAESSSSSVENKWEVGLDLAGFRLPSIPPLNSEFLRHAQSLPQEYTANTIIQYRQFINTYGTHYIRQVRLGGRLKRLTSIRSCLATLSKVSVSQVQNCLSVGLKVGFGFLDASVAGGSCTKVFNNQVSVSGYSYSYMHHITEVSGGNGWLGEASMTRNDSDGFNSWLAALKEEPDIVSYSLVPLHTLVEDRNISQNLQATITRYIIEKGLSKNKNRPHCGWSQPNISPDCCPYNVGRGRLSVTVIRAWGLKGDPVGRTEGYVKLWYDGQYKRTRWIRSNSPHWNSWYDFGNVNTRQRFKLEVWDKDVWHDDNLGGCSIYLRAGNHRHSCSLRKGGGFEFSYRLRCDSRLTGPQCMSYWSHP